In one Alphaproteobacteria bacterium RIFCSPHIGHO2_01_FULL_41_14 genomic region, the following are encoded:
- a CDS encoding UDP-glucose 6-dehydrogenase: MKICMIGTGYVGLVTGTCFAELGFDVTCVDIDRSKIEALEKGIIPIYEPGLEDLVKKNTKAGRLKFSSNIKEIVPHCSVVFIAVGTPPSETDGQADLKYVFDAAKDIALTMKDYTVVVTKSTVPVDTAKKLQDHIKKINPQADFDVVSNPEFLREGSAIEDFMNPDRVVVGARTLRAETVMRKLYNPFFLLGTPLIFTSPESSELIKYAANSFLATKITFINQVADLCEACGADIYDVAKGIGLDQRIGKRFLNPGPGYGGSCFPKDTLAMAWTAREYGAPLTIIETVIKANEERKQSMAEKIKEAVGGSLKNKKIAILGVTFKPDTDDMRDSPSLTIIPALQKMGASIAAYDPAGMKNAADMLSHVKWKVNAYETLNDAHILVVLTEWNEFRYLNLEEVKKRMRVPLIVDLRNIYRPDDIEKAGFVYHSIGRQAVVPVEKS, translated from the coding sequence ATGAAAATTTGTATGATTGGAACGGGGTATGTGGGGCTAGTCACGGGCACCTGTTTTGCAGAGCTAGGGTTTGACGTGACTTGTGTGGATATTGACCGGTCTAAAATAGAAGCCTTGGAAAAGGGAATCATCCCAATTTATGAGCCAGGCCTTGAAGATCTGGTTAAAAAAAACACAAAGGCAGGCCGTCTTAAGTTTTCTTCTAACATCAAAGAAATCGTTCCCCATTGTAGTGTGGTCTTTATCGCGGTGGGAACCCCCCCTTCTGAAACGGATGGACAGGCTGATCTGAAGTATGTGTTTGACGCAGCCAAAGATATTGCTTTGACCATGAAGGATTACACGGTAGTGGTGACCAAATCCACCGTGCCGGTGGATACGGCAAAGAAGCTGCAAGATCATATTAAAAAAATCAATCCTCAAGCTGATTTCGATGTGGTGTCTAACCCTGAATTTTTACGGGAAGGTTCGGCTATCGAGGATTTCATGAATCCGGATCGGGTGGTGGTGGGCGCTCGGACCTTGCGGGCGGAAACAGTGATGCGCAAGCTTTATAATCCTTTTTTCCTCCTGGGGACTCCTCTTATTTTTACATCGCCCGAATCCTCCGAGCTGATTAAATATGCCGCCAATAGTTTCCTTGCGACCAAAATAACCTTCATCAATCAGGTGGCGGATTTGTGCGAAGCGTGTGGTGCTGATATTTATGATGTGGCCAAAGGGATTGGGCTTGATCAACGTATTGGGAAAAGATTCCTGAACCCTGGCCCTGGATATGGAGGGTCTTGTTTTCCCAAAGATACTCTTGCTATGGCATGGACAGCACGGGAGTATGGAGCCCCCCTCACCATCATTGAGACGGTAATCAAAGCGAATGAAGAGCGCAAACAGTCCATGGCTGAAAAGATAAAAGAAGCGGTTGGGGGGAGCTTAAAGAACAAGAAGATTGCCATTTTAGGGGTGACCTTCAAACCGGATACGGATGACATGCGCGACAGTCCGAGTCTAACCATTATCCCAGCTCTCCAAAAGATGGGGGCGAGTATTGCGGCTTATGACCCCGCAGGTATGAAGAATGCAGCAGATATGCTCTCTCATGTAAAGTGGAAGGTTAATGCGTACGAAACGTTGAACGACGCCCATATTTTAGTGGTGCTGACGGAATGGAATGAGTTCCGGTATCTGAATTTGGAAGAGGTTAAAAAAAGAATGCGGGTGCCCTTGATTGTGGATTTGCGAAATATTTATCGCCCCGATGACATCGAAAAAGCAGGATTTGTCTATCACTCCATTGGTCGCCAAGCTGTGGTGCCAGTTGAAAAATCATGA
- a CDS encoding UTP--glucose-1-phosphate uridylyltransferase — translation MTVQKIRPKIRKAVFPAAGLGTRFLPATKSIPKEMLTVIDRPVIQYAVEEAKAAGIEEFIFVTGRGKSALEDFFDYSYELNATLMKRGNKGDLEVVNSVVLDPGKVVYTRQQDPLGLGHAVWCARNLIKDEPFAILLADDLFLSKKPCLKQMLEVYDKSPSNMVALMEVDPEECVHYGMVKVASTTGNLLTINGFVEKPEPAHSPSNLAVIGRYLLHPEIFQELESVKTGKNGEIQLTDALSNLLKTQSFFGLKFEGSRFDCGSKTGLLEANIAFALNRKDMRESTLKMLQELMARS, via the coding sequence ATGACTGTACAAAAAATTCGCCCTAAAATTCGTAAGGCTGTCTTTCCAGCCGCCGGACTCGGAACCCGCTTCCTGCCCGCGACGAAATCTATTCCCAAAGAAATGCTGACGGTCATAGATCGACCCGTGATTCAATATGCCGTGGAAGAAGCGAAAGCCGCGGGGATTGAGGAATTTATTTTCGTGACGGGACGCGGCAAAAGTGCTCTGGAAGATTTCTTTGATTACTCCTATGAACTCAATGCAACCCTCATGAAACGAGGAAATAAGGGGGATTTAGAAGTGGTCAATAGCGTGGTGCTTGATCCTGGAAAGGTGGTCTATACGCGGCAGCAAGATCCGCTGGGGTTGGGACATGCCGTTTGGTGTGCGCGAAACCTTATTAAAGATGAACCTTTTGCTATTTTATTGGCGGATGACTTGTTTCTTTCTAAAAAACCCTGCTTGAAACAAATGCTCGAGGTTTATGACAAAAGTCCCTCGAATATGGTCGCTCTCATGGAAGTTGATCCTGAAGAGTGTGTTCATTATGGCATGGTTAAAGTGGCAAGCACCACGGGAAATCTTTTAACTATCAATGGGTTTGTGGAAAAGCCGGAGCCTGCCCACTCTCCCTCTAACCTTGCAGTGATTGGGCGCTATCTGTTGCATCCAGAAATTTTCCAAGAGCTTGAATCTGTAAAAACAGGCAAAAATGGGGAAATCCAATTAACGGATGCTCTTTCAAACCTATTGAAAACTCAATCCTTCTTTGGGTTAAAATTTGAAGGAAGTCGGTTTGACTGCGGATCAAAAACAGGATTGCTTGAAGCGAACATTGCCTTTGCACTCAATAGAAAAGATATGCGGGAGAGTACATTAAAAATGTTGCAGGAATTAATGGCGCGTTCATGA
- a CDS encoding phosphomannomutase: MSLSTHHFHPSLLREYDIRGHYEEVLRNEDAWAIGQCFSHFLGSKYDKTVVVCRDGRLSSPVLESFLVQGLQEAGVNVIRIGVGPTPLLYYAIQALQADGGIMITGSHNPAWYNGFKMTLRDRPVFGHEIRSFQNLTQLIQPSASPGAVKDVDLIEAYIQRLLEDYKPKKPLKVVWDAGNGATGEILERLVKKLPGQHTVLYGTIDGTFPHHHPNPADEYTLRDIKRTLLEQKADLGIAFDGDGDRLGVIDNQGDIVGPEALLMLFARDLLKTHFGATIISGVQTSDAVFEDIRAQGGKPLLCKTGHSLIKQKMKETGALLAGEMSGHFFFADHYYGFDDALYAAIRLLNMVEAFDYSLALAMIPLPSYAATPEMRIPCADDRKFDVVNEIKERLAEIAEESFLDVSDLDGVRVRSPKGWWLVRASNTEDRLVCRCEARKEEDLPALVDMLREQLRVSGVRV, from the coding sequence ATGAGTCTCTCTACGCATCACTTTCACCCCTCCCTCCTCAGAGAATACGATATTCGTGGCCATTATGAAGAGGTGTTGCGCAATGAGGATGCCTGGGCGATTGGTCAGTGTTTTTCCCATTTTTTGGGGTCGAAATATGATAAAACCGTGGTGGTGTGCCGGGATGGGCGATTAAGTTCTCCCGTTTTAGAATCTTTTTTGGTTCAGGGGCTTCAAGAAGCTGGGGTCAATGTGATTCGCATTGGTGTGGGTCCTACCCCTCTTCTTTATTATGCAATTCAGGCTCTCCAAGCGGATGGGGGGATTATGATTACAGGCTCCCATAATCCGGCTTGGTATAATGGGTTTAAAATGACGCTTCGGGATCGACCTGTTTTTGGGCATGAGATTCGAAGCTTTCAAAACTTAACGCAGCTTATTCAGCCCAGTGCCTCGCCAGGGGCAGTGAAAGACGTGGATTTAATAGAAGCGTATATTCAGCGACTCTTAGAAGATTATAAGCCTAAAAAGCCATTGAAAGTGGTGTGGGATGCTGGAAATGGCGCCACCGGGGAAATTTTAGAGAGATTGGTTAAGAAACTCCCTGGCCAGCATACGGTGCTTTACGGCACCATTGATGGTACCTTTCCCCACCATCATCCCAATCCCGCAGATGAGTATACATTAAGAGACATAAAGAGAACATTATTGGAACAAAAAGCGGATCTAGGGATTGCCTTTGATGGAGATGGGGATCGGTTAGGTGTCATTGACAATCAGGGTGATATTGTGGGGCCAGAGGCTCTCCTGATGCTTTTTGCCCGAGATTTATTGAAAACCCACTTTGGGGCGACTATTATTTCTGGTGTGCAAACCAGTGACGCCGTGTTCGAGGATATCCGCGCGCAGGGGGGGAAGCCTCTTCTATGTAAAACAGGGCACTCTTTAATCAAACAAAAAATGAAAGAAACAGGTGCTTTGCTCGCGGGGGAAATGAGCGGCCATTTCTTTTTTGCCGACCATTATTATGGATTTGATGATGCACTTTATGCCGCCATTCGTTTGTTAAATATGGTTGAAGCCTTTGATTACTCTCTGGCTTTGGCCATGATTCCCCTCCCCTCTTATGCGGCAACGCCAGAAATGCGGATCCCCTGCGCTGATGACCGAAAGTTCGACGTGGTCAACGAGATCAAAGAACGCTTAGCTGAAATTGCCGAAGAGTCCTTCCTCGACGTGTCGGACTTGGATGGTGTGAGGGTCAGATCCCCAAAAGGCTGGTGGTTGGTCCGAGCCTCCAATACGGAAGATAGGTTGGTGTGTCGCTGTGAAGCGCGAAAAGAGGAGGATTTACCGGCCCTTGTTGATATGTTACGCGAACAGCTGAGGGTGTCAGGCGTTCGGGTTTAG
- a CDS encoding ADP-glyceromanno-heptose 6-epimerase → MHIVTGGAGFIGSNILKALEDKGCKDTVVCDVLGTDNKWRNISKRELGTIILPHELFPFLAQNASRIDTIFHMGALSTTTEKDADAIIANNLRLSQSLWSWCGTHKKRLIYASSAATYGAGEAGFVDGETPAFLAKLHPMNAYGWSKDLFDRWMARLSTSEVEKPKQCVGLKFFNVYGPNEYHKGGQRSVVSQAFDTIQKGDPVKLFKSNSPKYKDGGQLRDFIYVKDCVNAMMWFYENPQLNGLYNIGTGKARSFDDLVKAVYAALTKKPKIEYVEMPDALKKTYQNFTESDQTKLSAAGFTPSYSLEEGVKDYVQSFLMKEDPYL, encoded by the coding sequence ATGCATATAGTCACAGGCGGTGCCGGTTTTATTGGCTCGAATATCCTGAAAGCATTGGAAGACAAAGGATGCAAAGATACCGTTGTCTGTGATGTCTTGGGAACAGATAATAAGTGGCGCAATATTTCTAAAAGAGAACTCGGCACCATTATCCTGCCCCACGAACTTTTTCCTTTTCTGGCTCAAAACGCTAGCCGAATTGACACCATTTTCCATATGGGTGCCCTCTCCACCACCACAGAAAAAGATGCTGACGCCATTATTGCCAACAATCTCCGGCTGTCCCAATCCTTATGGTCGTGGTGTGGAACCCATAAAAAAAGATTGATCTACGCCTCCTCGGCGGCCACGTACGGGGCGGGGGAGGCCGGCTTTGTGGATGGAGAAACTCCCGCATTTCTAGCCAAGCTGCACCCCATGAATGCGTATGGGTGGAGCAAAGACTTGTTTGATCGATGGATGGCACGTCTTTCCACCTCAGAGGTTGAGAAACCCAAGCAATGTGTGGGCCTCAAGTTTTTTAACGTTTATGGACCCAATGAATATCACAAAGGAGGTCAAAGAAGTGTGGTCTCCCAAGCTTTTGACACCATTCAAAAAGGAGACCCTGTCAAACTTTTTAAGTCAAATTCCCCCAAATATAAAGATGGAGGCCAATTGCGCGACTTTATTTATGTGAAAGACTGTGTGAATGCCATGATGTGGTTTTACGAAAATCCGCAGTTAAATGGGCTCTATAATATAGGTACGGGCAAGGCGCGCTCCTTTGATGATCTGGTGAAAGCGGTTTATGCGGCGCTCACCAAAAAGCCCAAGATTGAGTATGTAGAGATGCCCGATGCATTGAAAAAGACGTATCAGAACTTTACGGAATCAGACCAAACCAAGTTATCAGCGGCGGGCTTTACGCCGTCATACAGTTTGGAAGAGGGGGTTAAAGACTACGTGCAGTCTTTCCTCATGAAAGAAGACCCGTATCTTTAA